In Phenylobacterium koreense, one DNA window encodes the following:
- a CDS encoding recombinase family protein — protein MSRKRCAIYTRKSSEEGLDQSFNSLDAQREACEAYVRSQVGEGWKALPAKYDDGGFSGGSMERPALDRLLADIRAGKIDIVVVYKVDRLTRSLADFAKIVEVMDKAGASFVSVTQAFNTTTSMGRLTLNVLLSFAQFEREVTGERIRDKIAASKAKGMWMGGNLPLGYDCEDRKLVLNQPEADTVRVIFELYLELGSVPALCAELNRRGVSSKQRMAKAGHIVGGGPFARGALFHLLRNRVYLGEIVHRDKSYPGLHEPIIAPELFQAVQTALDDNVRRHKAKVQASPSRLVGRIVDASGRTMSPSHTRNRHGATFRYYAAVEAARGEKPARISAPVIEDFVLERLRLLAGASTASWEDLAAHLLKVELMPDGVAIEVRTSIARDWQDRLGYHDMLEPAPEGTLRLIPGQRPEVRGGRTWLKAAGERARPDRTLIRALRRSHEILRENGLVPVAGRGALPMGRGVADPYQRKLVELAFLAPDIQHAIMHGRQPPGLTLHQLLDIDLPIEWSEQRRVLDFDRS, from the coding sequence ATGAGCCGCAAGCGTTGCGCCATTTATACGCGCAAGAGCTCGGAGGAGGGCCTCGATCAATCCTTCAACAGCCTGGATGCGCAGCGCGAAGCTTGTGAAGCCTACGTCCGCTCTCAGGTCGGCGAAGGCTGGAAGGCGCTGCCGGCCAAGTACGATGATGGTGGTTTCTCGGGCGGCTCGATGGAGCGCCCGGCGCTCGACCGGCTCCTGGCCGATATCCGCGCCGGCAAGATCGACATCGTCGTGGTCTACAAGGTCGATCGCCTGACGCGTTCTCTCGCGGACTTCGCGAAGATTGTCGAGGTGATGGACAAAGCCGGCGCTTCCTTCGTCTCGGTGACGCAGGCGTTCAACACGACCACCAGCATGGGACGTCTGACGCTGAACGTCTTGCTGTCCTTTGCTCAATTCGAGCGAGAGGTCACCGGCGAGCGCATCCGTGACAAGATCGCAGCATCCAAGGCCAAGGGCATGTGGATGGGGGGCAACCTGCCCCTGGGCTATGACTGCGAGGATCGCAAACTGGTGCTGAACCAGCCGGAGGCCGACACCGTCCGGGTGATCTTCGAACTCTATCTCGAACTCGGCTCCGTGCCGGCGCTATGCGCGGAGTTGAACCGGCGGGGCGTTTCTTCCAAGCAGCGAATGGCCAAGGCGGGCCACATCGTAGGCGGCGGTCCATTCGCTCGTGGTGCGCTGTTTCACCTGCTCCGCAATCGTGTGTACCTGGGTGAAATCGTCCATCGAGACAAAAGCTATCCAGGCCTTCACGAGCCCATCATCGCTCCGGAGCTGTTCCAGGCGGTCCAGACCGCGCTCGACGACAATGTGCGGCGACACAAGGCGAAGGTACAGGCGAGCCCCAGCCGCTTGGTCGGTCGGATCGTCGACGCCAGCGGGCGGACGATGAGCCCGAGCCACACCAGGAATCGGCATGGGGCGACCTTCCGCTACTACGCTGCGGTCGAGGCGGCCCGCGGTGAAAAGCCGGCACGCATCTCGGCGCCGGTGATCGAGGACTTCGTGCTTGAAAGGCTTCGCCTTCTCGCAGGCGCATCAACGGCGTCCTGGGAGGACCTCGCAGCCCATCTGCTCAAGGTGGAGCTGATGCCCGATGGCGTGGCCATCGAGGTGCGAACGTCGATCGCGCGGGACTGGCAGGATCGCCTGGGATACCACGACATGCTTGAACCCGCGCCGGAAGGTACGCTTCGGCTGATCCCTGGACAGAGGCCGGAGGTTCGCGGTGGTCGGACCTGGCTGAAGGCGGCAGGCGAGCGCGCCCGGCCGGACCGGACGTTGATCCGGGCGCTACGGCGGTCGCATGAAATTCTGCGGGAAAATGGCCTCGTGCCCGTGGCCGGACGAGGCGCTCTGCCGATGGGGCGGGGCGTCGCCGATCCCTACCAGCGCAAACTTGTCGAGCTCGCCTTTCTCGCGCCGGACATCCAGCACGCCATCATGCATGGACGACAGCCGCCAGGCCTGACTTTGCACCAGCTGCTTGACATCGATCTGCCCATCGAGTGGAGCGAGCAGCGACGGGTGCTGGATTTCGACAGGTCCTGA
- a CDS encoding DUF2924 domain-containing protein, whose translation MSRQTQAMEEVRALNALGLQSLREIWRARYGAPPPLRSPDLLRRILAWRVQAEAFGGLDSETQRALKSNTQPRGLAAGTRLVREWRGVRHEVEVADSGYIYDGERWASLSEIARSITGTRWNGPRFFGLRSDDGK comes from the coding sequence GTGAGCCGGCAGACGCAGGCGATGGAGGAAGTCCGGGCGCTGAACGCGCTCGGGCTTCAGTCGCTGCGGGAAATCTGGCGCGCGCGGTATGGTGCGCCGCCGCCGCTTCGCTCGCCCGACCTGCTTCGGCGTATTCTGGCCTGGCGGGTTCAGGCCGAGGCGTTTGGGGGCCTCGACTCCGAGACACAACGCGCGCTGAAGTCGAACACGCAGCCGAGGGGGCTCGCGGCCGGCACGCGGCTGGTCCGAGAGTGGCGCGGCGTGCGTCACGAGGTGGAGGTCGCCGACAGCGGTTACATCTACGATGGCGAGCGCTGGGCGAGCCTTTCCGAGATCGCCCGGTCGATCACCGGCACGCGGTGGAACGGTCCGCGTTTCTTCGGCCTTCGATCGGACGACGGCAAATGA
- a CDS encoding DUF3489 domain-containing protein, which produces MARRRIPEHLVSNLKPAQIEILKSAVGGDLAVDTVDGRIAHALIKRGYLIAVPRDGEASLLTITREGREAAGVRAPKATPVRKIEPAESAPVVEIASGSKTATLRGLLERPEGATVVQMSETTGWLPHSVRGFMAGTLKKKLGLQLVSEKTPSGRVYRLVGATA; this is translated from the coding sequence ATGGCGCGCCGGCGAATACCGGAGCACCTCGTGTCCAACCTAAAGCCTGCTCAGATTGAAATCCTGAAATCCGCCGTTGGCGGCGATCTCGCAGTCGACACCGTCGATGGGCGCATCGCGCACGCCCTGATCAAGCGTGGCTATCTCATCGCAGTGCCACGTGATGGCGAGGCGAGTCTGCTGACGATCACCCGCGAAGGCCGCGAAGCGGCCGGTGTGCGTGCGCCGAAGGCGACGCCTGTCCGCAAGATCGAGCCGGCCGAGTCCGCGCCGGTGGTCGAAATCGCAAGCGGCTCGAAGACCGCCACCCTGCGCGGCCTGCTGGAGCGACCTGAAGGCGCGACGGTCGTGCAAATGTCCGAAACGACAGGGTGGCTGCCGCACTCGGTGCGTGGCTTCATGGCTGGAACGCTGAAGAAGAAGCTCGGCCTGCAGCTCGTATCGGAGAAGACGCCGTCGGGCCGCGTCTACCGCCTTGTCGGCGCGACCGCGTGA
- a CDS encoding helix-turn-helix domain-containing protein has protein sequence MEIERWLADRVRTFRKAKNWSQERLAEEAGLHRTFISQIERASKKSTIVSVEKVAKGLGVTFSDLLDNKPS, from the coding sequence ATGGAGATCGAGCGTTGGCTAGCGGATCGCGTGAGGACTTTTCGAAAGGCCAAGAACTGGTCTCAAGAGAGACTCGCCGAAGAAGCGGGGTTGCATCGCACGTTCATCTCGCAGATCGAGCGCGCGTCTAAGAAAAGCACCATCGTATCGGTTGAGAAGGTCGCCAAAGGTCTTGGCGTAACGTTCAGCGACCTACTGGATAACAAGCCCTCGTAA
- a CDS encoding site-specific DNA-methyltransferase, whose amino-acid sequence MSRLRVVDRPQVDLRPVAELKPARRVLRTHSEQQIAQIMGSIRQFGFTQPILLGDDNRIVAGHGRVEAAKRLGMETLPTIALSHLGPEELRAYAIADNKLALNSGWDEELLKLEVVELAELPLEFELDVTGFSTVDLDVLLDTAEGKAADPDDNDEPPRRWPTTARGDLWSLGTHRLLCGDSQEPGSFARLMGADRARMVFSDPPYNVRIDGHVGGLGRVKHREFAMAAGEMSSNEFCEFLRTVFENAAEVSVDGALHFQCMDWRHIDEMMTAGRAVYDELKNVCIWAKDNGGMGSLYRSRHEMVFLWKVGSAPHLNNVELGKNGRYRTNVWNYRGATKIGPDAELALHPTVKPVAMIADAIKDVSERGDIVLDPFGGSGSTLIAAERTKRAARLIEYDAGYCDVIVDRWQRKTRKSAVLVETGEAFAEVKARRDEEIERAADRALAEEAA is encoded by the coding sequence GTGAGCCGCCTCCGCGTTGTGGACCGGCCGCAGGTGGACCTGCGGCCGGTAGCGGAGCTCAAGCCGGCCAGGCGAGTGCTCCGTACTCACTCCGAGCAGCAGATCGCCCAGATCATGGGATCGATCCGCCAGTTCGGGTTCACGCAACCGATCCTGCTTGGCGACGACAATCGCATTGTCGCAGGTCACGGACGGGTCGAGGCGGCAAAGCGATTGGGCATGGAGACTCTGCCGACGATCGCACTGTCCCATCTCGGGCCGGAAGAACTCCGTGCGTATGCCATTGCGGACAACAAGCTCGCGCTCAATTCCGGCTGGGATGAGGAACTCCTGAAGCTCGAAGTCGTCGAGCTCGCCGAGCTTCCGCTTGAGTTCGAACTCGACGTGACAGGCTTTTCAACCGTCGATCTGGATGTCTTGTTGGACACCGCGGAGGGGAAGGCGGCCGATCCCGACGACAATGACGAGCCTCCGCGTCGATGGCCGACCACAGCCCGAGGTGATCTCTGGAGCCTTGGGACGCACCGCCTGCTGTGCGGCGACTCTCAGGAACCGGGTTCGTTCGCCCGCCTCATGGGTGCGGATCGGGCGCGAATGGTGTTTTCCGATCCGCCGTACAATGTGCGTATCGACGGTCACGTCGGCGGCCTGGGCCGCGTCAAGCATCGCGAGTTCGCGATGGCGGCCGGCGAGATGAGTTCGAACGAGTTCTGCGAGTTCCTGCGGACCGTGTTCGAGAATGCTGCCGAGGTCAGCGTCGACGGCGCACTGCACTTCCAATGCATGGACTGGCGCCACATCGACGAGATGATGACGGCGGGACGCGCGGTCTACGACGAGCTGAAGAACGTCTGCATTTGGGCCAAGGACAACGGCGGCATGGGCTCGCTGTACCGCTCAAGGCACGAGATGGTGTTCCTGTGGAAGGTCGGCTCTGCTCCCCACCTCAACAACGTGGAGCTGGGCAAGAACGGTCGCTATCGCACCAATGTCTGGAACTATCGCGGCGCGACCAAGATCGGACCTGATGCCGAGCTTGCCCTGCACCCGACGGTGAAGCCCGTCGCGATGATCGCCGACGCGATCAAGGACGTTTCGGAAAGGGGCGACATCGTCCTCGATCCATTCGGTGGCAGCGGATCGACATTGATCGCGGCCGAACGCACCAAGCGGGCGGCCAGGTTGATCGAGTATGACGCCGGCTATTGCGACGTCATCGTTGATCGCTGGCAGCGGAAGACCCGGAAGTCGGCGGTCCTGGTCGAGACGGGCGAAGCCTTCGCCGAGGTCAAGGCGCGTCGGGACGAGGAGATAGAGCGGGCCGCTGACCGCGCGCTTGCGGAGGAAGCGGCGTGA